A region from the Actinoplanes sp. OR16 genome encodes:
- the ffh gene encoding signal recognition particle protein gives MFDTLSDRLSGIFTKLRGKGKLTDADIDATAREIRLALLEADVALPVVKSFIASLKERARGAEVSQALNPAQQIIKIVHEELITILGGEGRRLQFAKQPPTVIMLAGLQGSGKTTLAGKLSRWLKGQGHQPLLVAADLQRPNAVNQLQVLAGRAGVDVYAPQPGNGVGDPVQVAKDSIEHARRTAKDIVIVDTAGRLGIDAEMMQQAADIRAAVDPDEVIFVIDAMVGQDAVQTAEAFRDGVGITGVVLSKLDGDARGGAALSVRHVTGQPILFASTGEKLEDFDVFHPDRMASRILGMGDVLTLIETAEAAFDEDQKEKMTSKLLGGEQFTLEDFLDQLIAVRRMGPIANILGMMPGMGQMKDQLAELDDSHFDRVTAIIRSMTPQERTTPKIINASRRLRIANGSGVTVMDVNQLLNRFTDAQKMMKQMSGMMGLPGGRRKATKSPKNKRKGTKSGNRPRVGGAGGGMPGGMPQLPPGLDPSALAGGGMPPGFKLPKLDFNKLNKPKDDK, from the coding sequence GTGTTTGACACCCTGAGTGACCGCCTGTCCGGGATCTTCACCAAACTCCGTGGCAAGGGCAAGCTCACCGATGCCGACATCGACGCCACCGCACGCGAGATCCGTCTCGCGCTGCTGGAGGCCGACGTCGCGCTGCCGGTGGTCAAGTCGTTCATCGCCAGCCTCAAGGAGAGGGCGCGCGGCGCCGAGGTCTCCCAGGCGCTGAACCCGGCGCAGCAGATCATCAAGATCGTCCACGAGGAGCTCATCACCATCCTCGGTGGCGAGGGGCGCCGCCTGCAGTTCGCGAAGCAGCCGCCGACCGTCATCATGCTGGCCGGCCTCCAGGGCTCCGGCAAGACGACGCTCGCCGGCAAGCTCTCCCGCTGGCTCAAGGGCCAGGGCCACCAGCCGCTGCTGGTCGCTGCCGACCTGCAGCGCCCCAACGCGGTCAACCAGCTGCAGGTGCTGGCCGGCCGCGCCGGGGTGGACGTCTACGCCCCGCAGCCCGGCAACGGCGTGGGCGACCCGGTGCAGGTCGCGAAGGACTCGATCGAGCACGCGCGGCGCACGGCGAAGGACATCGTCATCGTCGACACCGCCGGCCGCCTCGGCATCGACGCCGAGATGATGCAGCAGGCCGCCGACATCCGCGCCGCCGTCGACCCGGACGAGGTCATCTTCGTCATCGACGCGATGGTCGGCCAGGACGCGGTGCAGACCGCCGAGGCGTTCCGCGACGGCGTCGGCATCACCGGCGTGGTCCTCTCCAAGCTCGACGGTGACGCCCGCGGTGGCGCCGCCCTCTCCGTCCGGCACGTCACCGGGCAGCCGATCCTCTTCGCGTCCACCGGTGAGAAGCTCGAGGACTTCGACGTCTTCCACCCGGACCGGATGGCCAGCCGGATCCTCGGCATGGGTGACGTCCTGACCCTCATCGAGACCGCCGAGGCGGCCTTCGACGAGGATCAGAAGGAGAAGATGACCAGCAAGCTGCTCGGTGGCGAGCAGTTCACGCTGGAGGACTTCCTGGACCAGCTGATCGCGGTCCGGCGGATGGGCCCGATCGCCAACATCCTCGGGATGATGCCGGGCATGGGCCAGATGAAGGATCAGCTGGCCGAGCTCGACGACAGTCACTTCGACCGGGTGACCGCGATCATCCGCTCGATGACGCCGCAGGAGCGCACCACCCCGAAGATCATCAACGCGTCCCGCCGGCTGCGCATCGCGAACGGCTCCGGCGTGACGGTGATGGACGTGAACCAGCTGCTCAACCGCTTCACCGACGCTCAGAAGATGATGAAGCAGATGAGCGGCATGATGGGTCTGCCGGGCGGCCGACGCAAGGCGACGAAGAGCCCGAAGAACAAGCGCAAGGGAACGAAGAGCGGCAACCGTCCCCGCGTCGGCGGCGCCGGTGGTGGCATGCCTGGCGGGATGCCGCAGCTGCCGCCGGGTCTCGACCCGAGCGCGCTGGCCGGCGGCGGGATGCCCCCGGGCTTCAAGCTGCCGAAGCTCGACTTCAACAAGCTGAACAAGCCCAAGGACGACAAGTAA
- a CDS encoding SigE family RNA polymerase sigma factor — protein sequence MTGTDDFDAFYRDTSRRLTRYAYGLTGDSGEAQDLVQEAYARAWQRWRRVSAYEDPEAWLRLIVNRLSTDRWRRIFRRRDHAAAQPPEPPFPPPSENTVLLVRAMRDLPAAHRQALVLHYLMDRSIAEIATETGASTGTVKSWLSRGRAGLAAAIGNDSREGANNVR from the coding sequence ATGACGGGGACCGACGACTTCGACGCGTTCTACCGGGACACGTCCCGGCGGCTGACGCGGTACGCGTACGGCCTGACCGGCGACTCCGGGGAGGCGCAGGACCTGGTCCAGGAGGCGTACGCCCGGGCCTGGCAGCGCTGGCGGCGCGTGTCGGCGTACGAGGATCCGGAGGCGTGGCTGCGCCTCATCGTGAACCGGCTCTCCACCGACCGCTGGCGCCGGATCTTCCGCCGCCGGGACCACGCCGCCGCGCAACCACCCGAGCCGCCGTTCCCGCCACCGTCGGAGAACACCGTCCTGCTCGTCCGGGCCATGCGGGATCTACCGGCGGCGCATCGCCAGGCGCTCGTCCTGCACTACCTGATGGACCGCAGCATCGCCGAGATCGCCACCGAGACGGGCGCGTCCACCGGCACGGTCAAATCCTGGCTGTCCCGCGGGCGGGCGGGTCTGGCGGCAGCCATCGGCAACGACAGCCGGGAAGGGGCGAACAATGTCCGTTGA
- a CDS encoding PQQ-binding-like beta-propeller repeat protein, whose translation MSVDLDEMFADLSRDGDMVPVGPAEGARRRGARRSRNRVVAAALAILLVAGGAGAVVWQRGHRAEPVLPATPNSPIRGLQPLGDPLDAGAGRTWHYTAASEGRLFAVSVPSAASVDARENRGFAADERTGDPLWSTPAELGGTDVPVPIPGTVLLREAAPRPIMHLLDPATGTERWSLPHALDDQLVFHPDVLVRMHDADGMTEGLDIRTGARLWSAPAGADRPRWTSGISAADGTRRWSPAGNDEFSDGYLFQQLASGRMVIRDVRTGEVRNSIAKVLSDQSGYTTVHDGSVVWPVGNEIRAAALGDDSTARVIYTYEEGQEFQGLFGCGQGRICVSLGSPDGRLVAVDIASARELWSAKTSGTTGGAGSRSGRTLTIGMRGAMLHDADGRVLYEGGSQIGWIDDANLLEFDAGPVAVLVSAADGTRTVLGEVPGATVRPGAGADCAWSTETLACADGSLLRRYRFVR comes from the coding sequence ATGTCCGTTGATCTCGACGAGATGTTCGCGGATCTGAGCCGGGACGGCGACATGGTCCCGGTCGGCCCGGCCGAGGGCGCCCGGCGGCGAGGCGCCCGGCGCAGCCGCAACCGGGTGGTGGCGGCGGCGCTCGCGATCCTGCTGGTGGCCGGCGGCGCGGGAGCCGTGGTGTGGCAGCGCGGCCATCGCGCCGAACCGGTCCTGCCCGCTACGCCGAATTCGCCGATCCGGGGCCTGCAACCCCTGGGCGATCCGCTCGACGCGGGCGCGGGCCGCACCTGGCACTACACGGCCGCGTCGGAGGGGCGGCTGTTCGCCGTCTCCGTCCCGTCCGCCGCGAGCGTCGACGCCCGCGAGAACCGGGGCTTCGCCGCCGACGAGCGCACCGGCGACCCGCTCTGGAGCACCCCGGCCGAGCTGGGCGGCACCGACGTACCGGTCCCGATCCCCGGCACCGTGCTGCTGCGGGAGGCGGCGCCCCGGCCGATCATGCACCTCCTCGACCCGGCGACCGGGACCGAACGCTGGTCGCTGCCGCACGCCCTCGACGACCAGCTGGTCTTCCACCCCGATGTGCTGGTGCGGATGCACGACGCCGACGGGATGACCGAGGGTCTGGACATCCGCACCGGCGCCCGGCTGTGGTCGGCGCCCGCGGGTGCGGACCGGCCGCGGTGGACGTCCGGGATCAGCGCCGCGGACGGCACCCGGCGCTGGTCGCCGGCCGGCAACGACGAGTTCAGCGACGGCTACCTGTTCCAGCAGCTCGCGAGCGGACGCATGGTGATCCGGGACGTCCGTACCGGTGAGGTCCGCAACAGCATCGCGAAGGTGCTGTCCGACCAGAGCGGGTACACGACGGTGCACGACGGTTCGGTGGTCTGGCCGGTCGGCAACGAGATCCGGGCCGCCGCGCTCGGCGACGACAGCACCGCACGGGTGATCTACACGTACGAGGAGGGCCAGGAGTTCCAGGGCCTCTTCGGATGCGGGCAGGGGCGGATCTGCGTGAGCCTGGGCTCTCCGGACGGCCGGCTCGTGGCGGTCGACATCGCCTCGGCGCGCGAGCTGTGGAGCGCTAAGACCAGCGGGACGACGGGCGGCGCCGGCTCTCGCTCGGGCCGCACGCTCACGATCGGCATGCGCGGGGCGATGCTGCACGACGCCGACGGCCGCGTCCTCTATGAGGGAGGCTCCCAGATCGGCTGGATCGACGACGCCAACCTGCTGGAATTCGACGCGGGCCCGGTGGCCGTCCTGGTGTCGGCCGCGGACGGGACCCGGACGGTTCTGGGTGAGGTGCCCGGCGCCACGGTACGGCCGGGCGCCGGAGCCGACTGCGCGTGGAGCACCGAAACCCTGGCCTGTGCCGACGGTTCCCTGCTGCGCCGTTACCGGTTCGTCCGCTGA
- a CDS encoding stealth family protein, protein MTLRQILRLTPWAVRRRIFTSAEKHLLPKITPERRLRVARTLMPLAPTRMPNRARVTRTGVARVRGVTARVVATATPAGVRRQNLDRVAEALDASGVDWFRLPGPTPLGTAVAVTENDRDRVLALLRDIAERDHGRLRTVLAARRGVPRVVSVCWPVTDPAGSLLLGGEYACEIEFWRHKDGRLVAPRRNQVADSIPAGEPSVIAPEPVFGPFSSPDDVTGYRTRPVFTAVDPDRIDFPIDVVYTWVDGGDPAWQRRKNRALDGNPWVSRINAQAANDSRYASRDELRYSLRALHCFAPWVRRIFLVTDDQVPAWLDLTDPRITLVGHQEIFGDTGTLPTFNSQAIESRLHRIPGLAEHFLYLNDDVILGRPITPDLFFTPGGLTKFFPSKAQVDVTPHGPGDRPADSAAKNNRRLIEEAFGRVLTRKMKHTPHPSRRSVIAEIENRFAEQVTATAGHQFRHPDDVSLLSSLQQYYAYLTGRAAKGKIRYLYTDLAQTVTPLRLARLLRGRDVDAFCLNDVDVDSAAVADQEALLADFLPLYLPFPSPFELRTPRPGTTAPAPAIAAPRQPLSGRLTSS, encoded by the coding sequence GTGACCCTGCGGCAGATCCTGCGGCTGACCCCCTGGGCGGTGCGGCGACGGATCTTCACGTCGGCCGAGAAGCACCTGCTCCCGAAGATCACTCCGGAACGGCGGCTGCGGGTCGCCCGTACCCTCATGCCTCTCGCACCCACCCGGATGCCGAACCGCGCCAGGGTGACCAGGACCGGGGTGGCGCGCGTGCGCGGCGTGACCGCGCGGGTGGTCGCCACCGCGACGCCCGCCGGCGTGCGCCGGCAGAACCTGGACCGGGTGGCCGAGGCCCTCGACGCGTCCGGCGTCGACTGGTTCCGCCTGCCCGGACCGACACCGCTCGGCACCGCCGTCGCGGTGACCGAGAACGATCGCGATCGGGTTCTCGCGCTGCTGCGCGACATCGCCGAGCGCGACCACGGGCGGCTCCGCACGGTCCTCGCGGCACGGCGCGGCGTACCCCGGGTCGTCTCGGTCTGCTGGCCGGTCACCGACCCGGCCGGCAGCCTGCTCCTCGGCGGCGAGTACGCCTGCGAGATCGAGTTCTGGCGGCACAAGGACGGCCGGCTCGTCGCGCCCCGCCGCAACCAGGTCGCCGACTCCATCCCGGCCGGCGAGCCCTCGGTGATCGCCCCCGAGCCGGTCTTCGGCCCGTTCAGCTCCCCCGACGACGTGACCGGGTACCGCACCCGGCCGGTCTTCACCGCCGTCGACCCGGACCGGATCGACTTCCCGATCGACGTCGTCTACACCTGGGTGGACGGCGGCGACCCGGCCTGGCAGCGCCGCAAGAACCGGGCGCTGGACGGCAACCCGTGGGTGTCGCGGATCAACGCGCAGGCCGCCAACGACTCCCGGTACGCCAGCCGCGACGAGCTGCGCTACTCCCTGCGCGCGCTGCACTGCTTCGCGCCCTGGGTCCGCCGGATCTTCCTGGTCACCGACGACCAGGTGCCGGCCTGGCTGGACCTCACCGACCCGCGGATCACCCTGGTCGGCCACCAGGAGATCTTCGGCGACACGGGCACGCTGCCGACGTTCAACTCGCAGGCGATCGAGTCCCGGCTGCACCGCATCCCCGGGCTCGCCGAGCACTTCCTCTACCTGAACGACGACGTGATCCTGGGCCGGCCGATCACCCCGGACCTGTTCTTCACCCCGGGCGGGCTCACCAAGTTCTTCCCGTCGAAGGCGCAGGTCGACGTCACCCCGCACGGGCCCGGCGACCGGCCCGCCGACTCGGCCGCGAAGAACAACAGGCGGCTCATCGAAGAGGCCTTCGGCCGGGTGCTGACCCGCAAGATGAAGCACACCCCGCACCCGTCCCGGCGCAGCGTGATCGCCGAGATCGAGAACCGGTTCGCCGAGCAGGTCACGGCGACCGCGGGACACCAGTTCCGGCACCCGGACGACGTCTCGCTGCTGTCGTCGCTGCAGCAGTACTACGCGTACCTGACCGGCCGCGCCGCCAAGGGCAAGATCCGCTACCTCTACACCGACCTGGCCCAGACGGTCACACCGCTGCGCCTGGCCCGGCTGCTGCGCGGCCGCGACGTCGACGCGTTCTGCCTCAACGACGTCGACGTGGACAGCGCCGCCGTGGCCGACCAGGAAGCGCTGCTCGCCGACTTCCTCCCGCTCTACCTGCCGTTCCCGTCGCCGTTCGAGCTGCGCACGCCGCGTCCGGGCACGACCGCGCCCGCGCCCGCGATCGCCGCACCGCGGCAGCCGCTTTCCGGTCGCCTGACTTCTTCTTAA
- a CDS encoding amidohydrolase family protein — MALHVRGTVLPDGEVRDIWLVGDRVTYEPVAGAETISDGGFVLPGLVDAHCHLGIAYGAKPIESVDQARDLAVVDRDAGVLALRDAGSPYPYPELDDEPGVPRLARAGRHVAAPRRYLRDIGVEVAGDEVAAAVTEQAKAGTGWVKLVGDWIDRSVGDLAPSWDAGTMAAAVEAAHAAGARAAVHTFSEEGVEIMVKAGVDSVEHGTGLSLDLIDEMARRKTALVPTMINIRTFGKIADSARGKFDGYADHMIKLRDRFPSVVLAAHEAGVPIYVGTDAGGGIRHGLAAEEMLYLHEAGIPAEDVLASASWRAREWLGFPGLVEGGLADLVVYDTDPRVDLRVVRAPRRIVLRGAVVK; from the coding sequence ATGGCTCTGCATGTGCGCGGGACGGTCCTGCCTGACGGCGAGGTCCGGGACATCTGGCTGGTCGGCGATCGGGTCACCTACGAACCGGTGGCCGGCGCGGAGACGATCAGCGACGGCGGGTTCGTCCTGCCCGGCCTGGTGGACGCGCACTGCCACCTCGGGATCGCCTACGGCGCGAAGCCGATCGAGAGCGTCGATCAGGCCCGCGACCTGGCCGTCGTCGATCGGGATGCCGGTGTCCTGGCGTTACGCGATGCCGGTTCGCCGTACCCGTACCCGGAATTGGACGACGAACCGGGAGTGCCGCGCCTCGCCCGCGCGGGAAGGCACGTGGCCGCGCCCCGGCGTTATCTGCGGGACATCGGTGTCGAGGTGGCGGGCGACGAGGTGGCCGCCGCGGTCACTGAGCAGGCCAAGGCCGGTACGGGCTGGGTGAAGCTGGTCGGCGACTGGATCGATCGGTCGGTGGGTGATCTCGCCCCGTCCTGGGACGCCGGCACGATGGCCGCCGCCGTCGAGGCCGCGCACGCGGCGGGCGCCCGTGCCGCGGTGCACACGTTCTCCGAGGAGGGCGTGGAGATCATGGTGAAGGCCGGGGTGGACTCGGTCGAGCACGGCACCGGCCTCTCCCTGGATCTGATCGACGAGATGGCGCGCCGGAAGACCGCGCTCGTCCCCACGATGATCAACATCCGGACGTTCGGGAAGATCGCCGACTCCGCGCGGGGCAAGTTCGACGGATACGCCGACCACATGATCAAACTGCGGGACCGGTTCCCGTCGGTGGTGCTCGCTGCCCACGAGGCGGGCGTCCCGATCTATGTGGGCACCGACGCGGGCGGCGGCATCCGGCACGGGCTGGCCGCCGAGGAGATGCTCTACCTGCACGAGGCGGGCATCCCGGCGGAGGACGTGCTGGCCTCGGCCTCGTGGCGGGCCCGCGAGTGGCTCGGTTTCCCGGGCCTGGTCGAGGGCGGGCTGGCCGACCTGGTGGTCTACGACACCGACCCGCGCGTGGATCTGCGGGTCGTGCGGGCGCCCCGCCGGATCGTGCTGCGGGGCGCCGTCGTCAAGTGA
- a CDS encoding nucleotide sugar dehydrogenase: MSYDVVILGLGYVGLPLAQQATRAGLSVLGFDVDETVVRALADGRSHVDDLSDSDVKAMVADGFLPTTDETLIAQARTAVICVPTPLSEGDGPDLRAVLGATSAVGRNLRPGMLVVLESTTYPGTTDDEVRPRLEQLSGLTAGIDFHLAFSPERIDPGNEVYGAHNTPKVVGGYTPSCTSAAAAFYGRFVETVVQTRGTREAETAKLLENTYRHVNIALVNEMARFCHELDIDLWDVIHAASTKPFGFQAFYPGPGVGGHCIPIDPNYLSHNVRSKLGYPFRFVELAQEINTTMPAYVARRAQNLLNADGQAVRGATVLLLGITYKANIADQRESPAAPLARQLAALGATVAYHDPHVRTWDIGGVPVSRTDDLEGATASADLVILVQNHREYDPDHLARIAKRFFDTRGVTSSREAHRL, translated from the coding sequence ATGAGCTACGACGTCGTCATCCTCGGACTCGGATACGTCGGCCTGCCCCTAGCGCAGCAGGCGACCCGGGCCGGCCTGTCCGTGCTCGGTTTCGACGTCGACGAGACGGTGGTCCGCGCACTCGCCGACGGCCGATCCCACGTGGACGACCTGAGCGACTCTGACGTGAAGGCCATGGTGGCCGACGGCTTCCTGCCGACCACCGACGAGACGCTGATCGCGCAGGCCCGCACCGCGGTGATCTGCGTGCCCACCCCGCTCTCCGAGGGCGACGGCCCCGACCTGCGGGCCGTCCTCGGCGCCACCTCGGCGGTCGGGCGCAACCTGCGGCCCGGCATGCTCGTGGTGCTGGAGTCGACGACGTACCCGGGCACCACCGACGACGAGGTCCGCCCCCGCCTCGAACAGCTCTCCGGCCTGACCGCCGGCATCGACTTCCACCTGGCGTTCTCCCCGGAACGGATCGACCCGGGCAACGAGGTGTACGGCGCGCACAACACCCCGAAGGTGGTCGGCGGCTACACCCCGTCCTGCACCTCGGCTGCCGCGGCGTTCTACGGCCGATTCGTCGAGACGGTCGTGCAGACCCGCGGCACCCGGGAGGCGGAGACCGCGAAACTGCTGGAGAACACCTACCGCCACGTCAACATCGCCCTGGTCAACGAGATGGCCCGGTTCTGCCACGAACTCGACATCGACCTCTGGGACGTGATCCACGCCGCGTCCACCAAGCCGTTCGGTTTCCAGGCGTTCTACCCGGGCCCGGGCGTCGGCGGCCACTGCATCCCGATCGACCCCAACTACCTCTCGCACAACGTCCGCAGCAAGCTCGGCTACCCGTTCCGCTTCGTCGAGCTCGCCCAGGAGATCAACACCACGATGCCCGCGTACGTCGCCCGTCGCGCGCAGAACCTGCTCAACGCCGACGGCCAGGCCGTCCGGGGAGCGACCGTCCTGCTGCTCGGCATCACGTACAAGGCCAACATCGCCGACCAGCGCGAATCCCCGGCCGCGCCGCTGGCCCGCCAGCTCGCCGCCCTCGGCGCCACCGTCGCCTACCACGACCCGCACGTCCGCACCTGGGACATCGGCGGCGTCCCGGTCTCCCGCACCGACGACCTGGAAGGCGCCACCGCCTCCGCCGACCTGGTCATCCTGGTCCAGAACCACCGCGAGTACGACCCCGACCACCTGGCCCGCATCGCCAAGCGCTTCTTCGACACCCGTGGAGTCACCTCGTCCCGCGAGGCCCACCGCCTCTGA